One region of Quercus lobata isolate SW786 chromosome 2, ValleyOak3.0 Primary Assembly, whole genome shotgun sequence genomic DNA includes:
- the LOC115977529 gene encoding probable magnesium transporter NIPA4 yields the protein MAVRSPAEMTSTSWREEMSSDNVKGLVLALSSSFFIGASFIVKKKGLKKAGASGIRAGVGGYSYLYEPLWWVGMITMIVGEIANFAAYAFAPALLVTPLGALSIIISAALAHIILRERLHIFGVLGCVLCVVGSTTIVLHAPQEREIHSVTEVWELAMDPAFLMYAALVITAALILIFYFIPQYGQTHIMVYIGVCSLVGSLSVMSVKAIGIALKLTLSGMNQLIYPETWVFTVVVIACVLTQMNYLNKALDTFNTAVVSPIYYVMFTSLTIVASVIMFKDWDRQSPTQVITEICGFVTILSGTFLLHKTKDMSDGLSSSMSLRLSKHSEEDGLNGEGIPLRRQESLRSSV from the exons ATGGCCGTGCGGAGTCCGGCGGAGATGACATCGACGAGCTGGCGTGAGGAAATGTCGTCTGACAACGTCAAAGGTCTGGTTCTCGCTCTATCGTCCAGCTTCTTCATCGGCGCGAGCTTCATCGTGAAGAAGAAGGGATTGAAGAAGGCTGGTGCTTCTGGAATCAGAGCAG GTGTTGGAGGCTATTCTTACTTATATGAGCCACTTTGGTGGGTGGGCATGATAACGA TGATCGTTGGGGAAATTGCTAATTTTGCGGCTTATGCGTTTGCGCCAGCTTTACTGGTCACTCCTCTTGGGGCTCTCAGCATTATTATCAG TGCTGCACTTGCACACATTATTTTACGGGAGAGGTTACATATTTTTGGAGTTCTTGGTTGTGTTCTGTGTGTTGTGGGTTCTACAACAATTGTTCTACATGCTCCTCAAGAACGTGAAATTCATTCTGTAACAGAAGTCTGGGAACTTGCTATGGACCCAG CTTTTCTCATGTATGCAGCTTTGGTTATAACAGCTGCATTGATACTTATATTCTACTTTATCCCACAATATGGCCAGACACACATAATGGTTTACATTGGAGTTTGTTCTCTTGTAGGTTCTTTATCG GTCATGAGTGTCAAAGCAATTGGAATTGCATTGAAGTTGACATTGTCGGGAATGAATCAACTAATTTATCCTGAAACTTGGGTATTCACTGTAGTGGTAATTGCTTGTGTGCTCACCCAAATGAATTATTTGAACAAG GCACTTGATACCTTCAACACGGCTGTTGTATCTCCCATATACTATGTTATGTTCACATCACTAACTATTGTGGCCAGTGTGATCATGTTTAAG GACTGGGATAGGCAGAGTCCAACCCAGGTAATCACAGAAATATGTGGCTTTGTGACTATCCTCTCGGGAACTTTTCTGCTTCACAAAACAAAGGATATGTCTGATG GTTTGTCATCGTCTATGTCCCTGCGACTTTCCAAGCACTCAGAAGAGGATGGCCTTAATGGTGAAGGCATTCCTCTTAGGCGGCAGGAATCCTTAAGGTCGTCAGTATGA
- the LOC115974032 gene encoding aspartic proteinase CDR1-like: MAAALRLNPLAVILVFSFTEATNSSGFTVDLIHRDSTLSPYYNANASHTHFDRLYNAFARSISWANRFKASLQSRNSNQSNVTASNSGEYLMNVSLGVLGLADTGGDLTWTQCKPCIKCYKQDPPLFDPQHSSTYCNVSCKSKSRINLDRKAVLCGERNICFYNYTYGDNSYTSGDLGVETLTFGSTTGHRVKIPKIFFDCSNNNEGIFDEESSGIIGLGGGPLSLVSQLNKYIGGKFSYCLVPTTSNVSIKINFGSNGLVSGKGVVSTPLVAKKPSTYYYVTLDGISIGNTTFAYRASSKASVNNVGKMIIDSGTTYTFPPPEFHKDLVLALLKTIHAKRVKDPKGVLSPCFRSKGDLDIPIITAHFTGANVKLKPINTFARMNDDLDTTSKCTQRENIKANFNGAVFKESGKAGIGVVLRDSSGQPIAVLSASIPLPSTVEEVEFLAARQALLLAS, translated from the exons ATGGCTGCTGCTTTGAGATTAAACCCTTTAGCAGTAATACTGGTATTTTCATTCACAGAAGCCACTAACAGTAGTGGTTTCACTGTTGATCTCATACATCGTGATTCGACACTATCTCCGTATTACAATGCCAATGCCTCTCACACCCATTTTGATCGCTTGTATAATGCTTTTGCTCGTTCCATTTCATGGGCTAATCGTTTCAAGGCAAGCTTACAATCTCGCAATTCAAACCAATCAAACGTAACAGCTAGTAACTCAGGAGAATACCTCATGAATGTTTCCCTTGGAGTGCTTGGCCTTGCGGATACAGGTGGTGATCTAACATGGACACAATGTAAGCCATGTATAAAATGTTACAAGCAAGACCCTCCTCTCTTCGATCCTCAGCATTCTTCAACATATTGTAACGTTTCCTGCAAGTCAAAGTCTCGCATAAATTTGGATAGAAAAGCTGTTTTATGTGGTGAACGAAACATTTGCTTCTATAATTATACCTATGGAGACAATTCATACACTAGTGGTGATCTTGGTGTTGAAACCTTAACATTTGGCTCGACTACTGGCCATCGGGTCAAAATACCAAAGATTTTTTTCGATTGCAGCAACAATAATGAGGGTATATTTGATGAGGAAAGCTCTGGCATAATTGGCCTAGGAGGTGGCCCTCTTTCTCTAGTCTCTCAACTAAACAAGTACATTGgtggaaaattttcttattgtttagttCCCACAACTTCAAATGTTTCAATCAAGATTAACTTTGGTTCCAATGGCTTGGTTTCTGGCAAAGGAGTGGTTTCAACACCCTTAGTTGCAAAAAAGCCTTCCACATATTATTACGTTACTCTAGACGGGATTAGTATTGGGAACACAACGTTTGCCTATAGAGCTTCTTCCAAGGCCAGTGTTAATAATGTGGGTAAAATGATTATTGACTCGGGCACAACTTACACCTTTCCTCCACCTGAGTTTCATAAAGATTTGGTATTGGCCTTATTGAAAACTATTCATGCTAAACGTGTTAAAGACCCAAAGGGTGTTCTTAGTCCTTGTTTTAGGTCCAAAGGTGACCTTGATATCCCAATTATCACAGCTCATTTTACTGGTGCTAATGTAAAGTTGAAGCCAATCAATACGTTTGCTAGAATGAATGATGATTTG GATACAACCTCGAAGTGCACCCAGAGGGAGAATATTAAAGCAAATTTCAATGGTGCTGTCTTCAAGGAGTCCGGCAAGGCGGGGATTGGGGTTGTACTAAGGGACTCAAGTGGGCAGCCTATTGCAGTGCTTAGTGCAAGCATCCCATTGCCATCAACGGTGGAGGAAGTTGAATTCTTGGCCGCCAGGCAAGCGTTGCTGTTAGCATCATAA